One Salvia splendens isolate huo1 chromosome 1, SspV2, whole genome shotgun sequence genomic window, AGCCGCCGGTTTTGGGTGGTGGGCTGCTTCTGATTGGACGTTGATGTTTATTGATTACTTTcttgatttcttttaatttttattcttcttGTATTAATAATTTTCTTGCCTctaaattttgatatataaCCATTTGAAACACGGTTTCTTTATTTATAATTGTGATTTTCACCGAGTGAATTcgtttgaaattttgaatagtTGATGAAATGAGGAAGGCCAAGTCTAATTTCTAGAATCTAGATTACATTTTTCAATAATATTTCACTTCATATTCCTATTTTTTAGATTGCTTCAGGATTGAAAAAAACGCGTTGTTTAATCAAGTAACTTCTTTCATTTTTGctgtatttatttataaaatgaattaaatgcaCTTTTTTCTatatagaaataattaaatcaatGCAATTAGTTGTTTGATTATATACTTTAGGCTGAAAACAAATTATCGAAATATATTAGACATCCAAAACTATATTTTTGTGATAATTCCTGGCGTAGCAAATTTGGACAATTGTATCTATTTAATGAGTATGTCATATGTATCGTATACCTCCAAACAAATAATTTGGTATGGAATTTTTGTAATGTGTGaaacataaaattattttgCTGTGCAAGTAAGGTAGCTTATTGAAATCTATctttaaatggagagagaggaGTAGGGAAAGAATCAATtcaatatgttatttttatttaatacataatGTAATTTTAGTAGTACGATTTTGTTGacttggattttgagagatagATTTGTCTAAATAATTGAAAACGGTTATGAATCCTGACTTTGACAGTTAGTATCATGGAGATTGATTTATGTAAAAACTAGTCAAATTTAAATAATGGCTGTAGACTCCATTTGCATTTACAATGTTTGGCCTCCTTATTTTTTATCTACAAGACAGAAATAATCAAAATGTTAATTCTAATCAAATCCTTGTTTTACTCATTAATTTACTAAATTATCCATAATAAATGACCCATACAGTCCCCAAGTTAAATCCCAAAATCAAATTCTAAATTTTAATCTccaaaatgtattttttaaaaatacaatcCGATAGGCTCATAGGCATATCatgattaatttttatattgtaAATGAAAAGCTATAATAAttcaaatgaaattatgaatagAATGGCGCGCTTTATATTGGGACATTACTTAACACAAGCCCAAATCTTAACGATGTGAATATTGTTTATATTGGGCCCAACCAAAAGAAGGTCAAAAAGCAACCTAGTagctagtagtagtagtagtagtatttttttgagACGAAAGTGCCAAATATATAgtgttgaaaatttgaaaatttcatttaaattcaagttTAGTTAATTTTGTTGTAAATGCAATGACTTTATGCATCAAGTCCAGGTTTTTAGTACTCCATCAtgcaaaaaaattgattttttttagatCAATTCATCCAATTATACATACATATACGTTTTTATTTCATAACTACCATTAAAAATTCACAACTCAATCATCCTTAGAAGTTAGACTCTGCCGTAGTCCACTGTTTAAGGAATAATGGGTAAGAGTAAGATATCATGGCTGCGAACAACTAGTAATGATCATTAAAATACGCTTTACTAGCTTGGTTTGCTTTTAATAGAAGAATAATTATTCCTATGCTTAGTGTAATTACTTGGCTAAAATTGTTGTGTAATACTTCAATGCTGTCTTAAAACGCCTAATCATGATTGAATTGAGTTCCTTTGAAGACTAGGATGAAAAAATACCTTTGCAGGCTCGGATTTGAAGCTTCCAACATTAATCACTCTATCACTAAGTCAATACTTGTACACGTAATcttctatttataatatgtgatattttgtgtttaaattttaatgttcTTCAACTCCAAAATATGGCcaattttacatataattagGTTGGGATATATTACATTTTATGATCtgaatatttcaaaatatttaaaaattttgagATTGTGCCaagttaattaattttctttCAAAAGGTGAAAAATGTGTTATTCCAAAGCATAACTATTGTACAAATTTCGACTTTCGAAtcattaaatattgaaaattcaTATACTATTTGCTAGTACTGCTACACTGTGAAAAGATTGAGGCattatttgagatatttttgaAGATTGCTACATTATTTGCACAAATTATGATTCAGTTCACACATAGCCCATTGCAGTAAATCGAGTAATTTAGCAGTAATTGGGCAGTTTAACATTTGCGAACTaaaaatgtgaaacataaatATAACAATGCAATAATTCGAGTAACTTAGCATTCATTACATATACCCGATACCCTATCCGAACTTTTGTATTAATCGGGTTTACCCGTTCCCCAATCACATATACATGATACCTGAGTTTTGCCAAGTCCAATACCTAGCAATGCAATACTCGAATAATTTAGCAATAATCGGTAAACCTAGACCCTAAATCTTAAAGTGAAAAGGTAAATTGAGAAggtatatttttcatttaccttctcaaaaaggtAATTATACCTTCTCAAAAAGTAATGTACTCAAAggaaaaaagataaattaaaaaggcaaataaaaataactaacatAGTACCCTTTTTTGCCGAGAAGATGTcttctcaaaatgaaagaatGTATAATACCTCCCAATATACCATTTTCATTGGAGCATGAATTTTTTTGAAGAAAAGGTAAATATGTAGTTATTTCCCTTTGAAATGCTTTAAAAAGGATATTTGAGAATATATTTTTACCTGTAAAACTGCATATAAATTCGCCCGCCTTAAGTTTGAACTCGAAATTCAACTTTTATAAGGCAGTGGGGTTTTCTATTGCTTCAATTATTGCTATAGCCTTTTTGAATACCCAAACCCCCAAATCCGGTTCCAATTTAGCTGCAGATTTTCCGATGGAACTTCCGGAATCCgttcctcctccagctcctctcTCCGAGGCATGGCGTAACAATTCGATCTTCTTTGTTTGTTCATTCATTCAGTCGTTTGTTTCTTTTAGTTTCTGATTTTTGCCCTTATTTTTCAGAAAAAGGAGAATGTGACGCCGATGAATCCCAAGATAGCGGTAACGATTGCAACTCTATGTTTTTTTCGGGTTTCAGATAGTGTTTTGAGTAGggatatttaattttgaatttgggtATTGCAGGAATTGGCCGAATCCCGGCAGGAGCTTGTCAGCAGAATACAGAATCTTAAACAGGTTTTCTGCACAATTTTTCACTGGTTGATGCGTTTTTTCATATTTACTGTTTTGACTGAATCAGGTGTTTGCTGGTTTTTCATATTAACTAGGGCTAGTTAATTTACTGTTTTGAAGAAATTAACTAGGGCTAGTTGAACTAATGAAGGGTTTGGAATTGGTTAACTAAATTATATGGTACTATGTTACATGGGATGGGGTAGTGTTCTGTTTCTTGCTTTTGAGTTCAGTAATTTATTCAATTTGTTCCTTTCTTGCAATGAATTAGGACCTCCAAAGCTGGAGAATGAAGCTGGATACGCAAGTTAAGGTTTACCGTGATGTAAGTATTGGTAATTCTTTCGGAGATATTGAATGGCTTGATGAGTCGATATGCCTTGTAACATGTAGCCTATCATTCTGATTTGTTATTGTCCTGTAGTCTCGAATCTTGAGTCTCATagattgtggaaatgttttctGTTCTTTGTGGGAAATAGTCGGCTTAGGTTATTCTTGTAACTTGAAACAGAATTTGTTAGTTTGGATGGAGTTGCTAGCACACAATCATTATGCTACATGCATTTGGATGATGTCAAGAATACGTTTTTATCTTATTGTCAAACTACAAACTAACAAAGGTCTTTACCTTGTAGTGCTTAGGATGTAATTAGACCAACTATAGCTCAAGTGTGATGTGTCTGATACCATCATTCCATCAGACATTATACCAGTGTGAGCAATGAACTGGGATTTGGATGTAAGACAAGAAAGCCATCCTTATACATGATTAATCAATGGCAATGAGCTAAAATCAGATGCATGTTAGTCCAAACAAAAGGATAATAGGGCAACTGGTGAGATCATGAGAGTGATGTGAAAGTCTGAATTTATTTAACAGGCAAAAGAAGTTTGATGCTGTTCTTGTAACACTCATGATACATATTCGTGTTGAGTATCATTAACCACCTCTGGCTAAACTCTTGAACAATATTTTTGGGTGCACTTAGTCTCTTGGATGTCAATCTGAGCCTTTTGAGTTGTTGTCAAATTTAGATTAGTTCTATGGATGAATTGTAGTACTACAATGGAGTAAACACATATAAGAAGTTTGGAACTTAGTTGTCGTGCTTCTGTTACAAGAGCTGTGTGCTGTCTCAGCCAGAAACGGCAAAATTGTCTGGACATAGCAATCAATAGTGATCAAAAACTTTATTTGTATCTAAACTTGATGAATTTGATACTTGAATCCTCACATATGATCCAGTAACCCATTCCCTGTCTTCCTACAGGAGCTCTCAGAGCTTAAGAAGTCACTAAATACTGAAGTTGATCAGCTACGAACAGTCAGTTCCCCTCCTTCGCTTCATACTCATGCCTTGTAATATTACACACACTTATCACATCCTTGTTTGTTTGATACACAAAGGAATTTCAAGAGCTGAGGACTACTCTCCAACAGCAGCAGGAAGACGTTGCAGCCAGCCTGAAAAATCTAGGGGTCAGTATGTTATGCCAACATGTCATGGCTTCTTCATTTAGCTTAAATATGAGATTTTTGCAAATGCTCTACTCCATTCATTCAAATCTTTCTTAACTGCAGGATGATCTTGGAGAACCAAAGGAGCTCGGAGGCACGAGAGACGTGGAAGCCAACAAGAGTGTAGATCAAGATTCACCAAAAGACGAGGGTAAAGCAACTCATCAGTCATGATTCATGAATAGATTGAATTCTTCCTCCATCGTTTACTATTGGGGATGACTTCTTTTGCCATCCCAAATTTTTATGTGTCTGAACTCTCTTCTCAATTTCATCACGTGACATTAAGCCCTCTATCACTAACACTAACAGTGATGCTAATATATTTCCATCtatccaaattttaaattatttaggCATTTTCATTTGAATTCTGCTGTTAATTCCTCACAGTTGCTAAGGTTTTTGTTTGGCAATATTCTCATTATTGCTATTCggaatataatttatttttgcaTTGTGAATTGTAAAcaattcatttaatttaatagcTGTAGAACCCCTTTCACATTTCAATATTTTCACCATTAATAATAGCCTTGAAGTTGTCCGTTTCCCACTACAATGATTTGAATACGAACTGAAATTGAATAATTGAGTCAATACAATTCTATGTACTATATAAAAAGGAGTGGTTAAAATCGCTATTCCGCTATCACCAAAGCCTTATACGTCGAAAAGTCGCACCAACACGAGCATAAAACACAACGATTTTAGTTTCATTTTTAAGTTTTATACTCGAAAGAGATCAAAAACCGAAGAGATTCTCGATATTACTAGCACAGTACAACCTTTCTGCAAATGCTAttttcatccataaaaaaaGTACTCCCACAAATTCAATAATCTTCAGAATCAAGCTTCTTGACTCTTgatgaaaaaaaaggaagaagcaaAAAAGAATGGCAAAGGCATTATTACACCTTGCAGATGAAGACATTCAATCCACATACAAACAGCCGATTTTGGCAACGTTATAAGAAGATATATGTACACCCCGAGTTTATCACATACCTTTATCTAAGGAGGGAATCTAAAGCTAAGAAGCTGCAAAAAGTTGGCCTGTTTCACAGACACAACGTTGACGCCTTCGAGATGCGTTTGTTCGTCCCCAAGACGATCACAATCACTGTGATGTCGTCGTGATATTTTCTCCTTCTGCCAGCAGGGGATGATGCTCATCAGCTCTTCCATGCTAAATCCTGTAGAAAATAGTACTAACGCAACATTTTCAGCAAAAGTCGTGCAACTGAAAGAGACTTATTCAAGACTTTTGCTTCGTTCGATCACTTCTACGGTTCTACCATTATGGAATTTACACATTAGAAAATAGTACTGACGCAACATTTTCAGCAAAAGTCGTGCAACGGAGAACTTGAACCAGACCTTTGGCCTCAGGCATTATTAACATCTCTATCGCTTGGCCAACACACACACACGGATTGTCTTCATTTATTAGTGTTGCAAGTGGTGGTCTTAAAAAGATATCTATGTAATTATCAATATCTTCCTTCACATATTGAGCGTATGAGGATCTTTTTGTTGAAACAAAAAACTATTTTGGCAAAAGACGGAGTAAAAAAAATCTATACAAAGACACATATTGAGGTTATGAGGACTTTTTTCATAACAAAACTAGGAACAAAAATATAGTATATCTTTTTTCCCAAATAAATGCAAAAATTACACCAAATCTCTGCTGCTACAAAAAGTGCCTATCATAGAATTTTTCCAAAAAACCCTTGTATTCTTGTATTTTCTGCACCCAAAAACAAATATGCGACCATGAGGCAAGATAAAACATCACAAGTGAGAATTTGGGAGAATTGTAGAAGTAGTTAATGAGAAGAAAGCACCTTGTCCGACACGGACGGCGAGATTTTCTCCCGCTCTCATGAAATGTGTCTCTTTGATCGTCCATTGTATGCTACTACTTGTATCCATTGATGGTGGTTGATCTCGTAGCACATTCGCAGCTAAGAGATCAGCGCTACTAAATTTGTCACTGTGCTTGGCTAGAGCCATGAGGTCCACATTGGCATCAACTGGCCTATTCCGAGCAAGGGCTTTTAAGATCATTCCCCGTTCGTCTGGACTAGGGAGGGGAACATACATAAGCTTTCCGAACCTTCCTGGTCGGAGCATTGCCTCATCCATCACTTTGGGGCTG contains:
- the LOC121793754 gene encoding uncharacterized protein LOC121793754 is translated as MELPESVPPPAPLSEKKENVTPMNPKIAELAESRQELVSRIQNLKQDLQSWRMKLDTQVKVYRDELSELKKSLNTEVDQLRTEFQELRTTLQQQQEDVAASLKNLGDDLGEPKELGGTRDVEANKSVDQDSPKDEGKATHQS